One window of Nymphaea colorata isolate Beijing-Zhang1983 chromosome 1, ASM883128v2, whole genome shotgun sequence genomic DNA carries:
- the LOC116247914 gene encoding uncharacterized protein LOC116247914 produces the protein MKRKNPSGGVDRKGSGPVDLDRAPGHAIGLRPTSPATNLIPRNSVKLVEVETLEKKTVGEPTAPMGRTDRDDQLKMFRKCTDNHNYGNESNFSRTKCYKRRCSRQMMTTNMKFDQAGGHVLVQKLADFQEPCNDSFSFRMIKRKGSHVTPPHAEADKVREPKEKVWGQFSERLLKKVDAVAFPHRMMGEQCIHSSFRDRTTGNFEMNVEDQQPVIDTRWLSSRNVDFNGAESAACSVGSCSTSKPCNSLRQQCKTYRSKDIDGCFDDAQSSCALGYGKECPSATKEELAAKIHKLELHAYRSTMEALYASGPLSWEQEALMTNLRLNLHISNEEHLLELRQLVSS, from the exons atgaagagaaagaatCCTAGTGGTGGTGTAGACCGGAAAGGGAGTGGCCCCGTGGATCTTGATAGGGCGCCTGGCCATGCCATTGGGCTGCGACCCACCTCGCCTGCTACAAATTTGATTCCTCGCAATTCAGTCAAACTCGTTGAGGTTGAAACCTTGGAAAAGAAGACGGTGGGTGAGCCTACTGCCCCGATGGGACGAACGGACAGGGATGATCAGCTGAAGATGTTCAGGAAG TGTACTGACAATCATAACTATGGCAATGAGAGTAACTTTTCAAGGACAAAGTGTTACAAGAGGCGCTGCTCCAGGCAGATGATGACAACCAATATGAAATTTGACCAGGCAGGTGGCCATGTCCTTGTCCAGAAGCTTGCTGATTTTCAGGAACCATGTAATGATTCTTTTTCATTTAggatgataaagagaaagggCAGTCATGTCACCCCACCACATGCAGAAGCAGATAAAGTGCGTGAGCCCAAAGAGAAGGTATGGGGACAGTTTTCAGAGAGGTTGTTGAAAAAGGTGGATGCAGTTGCTTTTCCTCATAGAATGATGGGTGAACAGTGCATACATTCCTCCTTTAGGGACAGAACCActggaaattttgaaatgaatgtTGAAGATCAGCAACCAGTCATTGACACCAGATGGCTATCTTCAAGAAATGTAGATTTTAATGGAGCTGAAAGTGCTGCTTGCTCTGTCGGTAGCTGTTCTACTAGCAAACCCTGCAACAGTCTACGTCAACAATGCAAAACATACCGCAGCAAAGATATTGATGGCTGTTTTGATGATGCACAGTCTTCATGTGCTTTGGGATATGGGAAAGAATGCCCCTCTGCCACCAAAGAAGAGCTGGCTGCAAAAATCCATAAGTTAGAGTTGCATGCCTACCGTTCCACCATGGAGGCTCTGTATGCTTCTGGTCCCTTAAGCTGGGAGCAGGAAGCATTGATGACAAACCTCCGGCTTAATCTTCATATTTCAAATGAGGAGCATTTGCTTGAATTGAGGCAACTAGTTTCTTCATAA